The Gemmatimonadota bacterium DH-78 region GTCGTCGAGCATCGAACCCAGGTCGTACGCCGCCGACCCGTGCAGCGCTTCCTGCTCCACGAGCCGCTTCATCCGCGCCACGTTGAGCAGACCGTTGAGTGCGGACAGCTGGCGGGACCGGATGTCGTCGGGCACCCCGGAACTCGTGATCACGCCGAAGATCTGGTTGTCGAGCAGCCACTCGGGGGTGGCGAAGACCTGGCGGTTGAGGTAGTCGACCGCACGCGCCTGCATCTCGGCGGGCACCATCTCGAAGATGGGCCCGTCCTGACCCTGCCGCTTCCGGGTCTGGGTCACGCCTCCGACGTTGATCAGCACGTGTCCCGTGTAGCGTCCCCACTGCGACATCACGTTGCCGTACAACTCGTCGAGCTGGTCGTAGTCCTCACCCTCCTGGTAGCTCCACTCGACCAGGCTCTCCGTGATCCGCTTCAGATTCTCGATGCCGTAGTCCGAGGCCGCGACCGCGTCGTCGCCGATGGCCTCGGTCACCGTGGAGGGGTCCTCGCCGTTCGAGTTGGCGAAACGGTTCATCGGGTCCTGCTGCCGCTCCGCCACCATGGCGTTCAGCGCCGCCTTCTCGCCGTCCGCGTCGCCGTCCAGCGGGCGATAGCCCCACTCGATGGCGAACTTGTCGTAGGGGCCGACGAGCGGCATGAGGCAGGTGTCGTCGCCCGGCTGCGCCACGTAGTTGAAGCGGGCGTAGTCCATGATCGAGGCCGACACGCCGTACTCGCACACGAACCGGGTGCGCAGCTGCTCCACCGAGTAGGCCGAAGCCGCCTGGAAGTTGTGCTGCAGTCCGATGGTGTGCCCCACCTCGTGCGCCGACACGAAGCGAATCAGCTCGCCCATGAGCTCGTCGCTGAACTCCACGCCTCGGGCGTCGGGGTTCACGGCCGCGGTCTGGATGAAGAACCAGTTGCGCAGGAGGTTCATCACGTTGTGATACCACTGGATGTCCGACTCGAGAATCTCCCCGGTCCGCGGGTCGTGCACGTGGGGACCGGATGCGTTCTGGACGTCCGAGGCCAGATAGCGGATCACGCTGTAACGCGCGTCTTCGGGACTCCACTCCGGGTCCTCTTCCGGGGTCGGTGCATCCATGGCCACGATGGCGTTCGAGAAGCCGGCCTCCTCGAAGGCCACCTGCCAGTCCTCCACGCCCTGCTTCAGGTACGGGCGCCACTTCTCCGGGGTGGCCGGATCGATGTAGTACACGATCGGCTTCACCGGATCGACGAGCTCGCCGCGCGCGAAGGCGGCCGGGTCGCTGGGCTCGAGCCGCCACCGGGTGACGTAGCAGCGGGTGGTGGCCCGCTGACTGTCGATGCCGTAGTCGGTCTGCGTGATCGAGAAGAAGCCCACCCGGGGATCGCACAGCCGGGGCTGCATCGGGTCGGCGGGGAGCTCGAGCATGGAGTGGTGCATCTCCATCGACACCGTGTTGGCCGCGCCGTTCGACGGCGCCTCGGTCGCCTCGTAGGTGAGCACCCGGCGCACCTCGACGTTTGTGGGGAACGAGCGCGCCCACTCCACGAAGGTGCGGGTGCCGTCCACCCGACGCACACCGTACGCCGACCGCCGGCTCGCCTGGAGTCCCAGAAGAGGAACGTCGGTGGTGAACAGCGGCGTGACGTCGATCACCACCGCCGACGAATCGGGCGACAGCGCCTCGATGTCGAAGGCCATCACCACCGGCTCGAAGTTCGAGTTGGCGACCGCGCCCGCCACCGGCAGGTCGGGGTCGGCCACGTTCTGATGGCTCACGAGTCGCAGGAGCACCCGGTCGCCGCGCCGCTCCCACCGCACGATCGAGGTGTTGGCTTTCGATCCGCCGTAGCCCGCCCCGTCGGGCGTGCGGGCGATCCGGGTGAGCAGGAGCAGCTCTTCGTCGAGTCGATCGATCGGAATCTCGTAGAAGAGATCCTCGTCGATGCGGTGGACGTCGAAGATGCCCTCGTCGGTGATCGCCTCGTCGGTGATCACCTCTTCGTAGGGCTCGGGACCGTCCTCGCTCCCGCGGTTGCCCCCCGGCTCCTGGGGGGTCGGCGTCGACACGGGGGTGGCCTGCCCGGAGGCGCACCCCACGAGGAGTGCGGCGAGGGCCGCGAGGATCGAATGGTGGAACCTGCGCATGACGGATTCTCCAGAGAGTGCGGACGGGCCGAACGGCGGCCTCGGCACCCGCAACTTCCCCGACCACCCATCGACCGGCAAGGGAGGTCGCCGTCGAGAGCCCCGTCAGGCGATGGCCGCCTCCACCTGCGCGCGCACGTGCTCGAGCCGGAAAGGCTTCTCGATGAAGCCGTCGGGGGTGGGGCCCGGCGTGCCGAGCACATCGGCCGCATCGTAGCCGCTGGTCAGCAGGATCCTCAGGCCGGGCGCGCGCTCTCGCAGGCGGGCCAGCGCCTCGCGACCACCGAGCCGAGGCATGGTCACGTCGAGAATCACCAGATCGATCTCGTCGCGATGTTCCTCCCACAACTCGAGCGCTCGCTCCCCGTCTTCGGCCTCGATCACGTCGAAGTCGAGGGCCTGCAGAAGGCGGGCGCCCGCGCGACGCACGATGTGTTCGTCGTCCGCGAAGAGGATCGTGCGGCGATGCACCGACGGGGTCTCGGCCGGCTCGCCCTGCGCGGCGGTCGCCGGTCCCACCCCTTCGATCAGCGGCACGAGCAGGTGAAAACGGGTGCCGCCCTCCGGTCCGGGCTCGTGCAGAATCGCTCCGCCGTGCGCGAGCATCGCGCCCTGAGCGGCCGACAGACCGAGCCCTCGGCCGCGAAAGCCGCCGTTGAAGAACGGCTCGAACACCCGATCGCGAATCTCGGGATCGATGCCCGGGCCGTCGTCCGACACCACGATGTCGACGAATCGGCCGGCGTCGAGGTGGTCGGTTGCGCCCGCGAGGGGCGTGGTGGCCGGGTCGAAATCGACCACCGAGGAGCTCAGCCGGACCCGTCCGTTTTCCCCGGTCGCCTCGAGCGCGTTGGAGGTGACGTTGTAGACCGCCTGCCAGATCTGGGACTGGTCGCCCTCCACCTCGGGAAGCCGATCCGCGAGTGCAAGGTCGAGGGACTGGCCCGGAGCGAGGGAGGGGGCCAGAGCCGACCGCAGGGCGCGGAGGATCTCGTTGGGCTGCACCCGGGAGCGGTGGATCGCGCCTCGTCCGGAGTACGCGAGCATCTGTCGCGACAGTTCGGTTGCGCGCTCGGCGGCGGCGACGATGTCGTCGAGAAGCTCGCGGGCACGATCCGAGGGGCCAACGTCGCGGCGTGCGAGCTCGGCGTTGAGCATCACCCCGCTGAGCAGGTTGTTGAAGTCGTGCGCGACCCCGCCCGCGAGCACGGCCAGGCTCTCCGCCTTCTGCGCCTCTACCGATCGACGCTGCATCTCGAGGCGGGCCTCTTCCAGCGAGACGCGGTCGGTCACGTCGCGGGTGACTCCCACGACATGGTTGATCTCGCCCGATGCGTCGTTCATCGGCGAGAGCGAGGTCTGCACCCAGCGCGGTGGATCGAAGCGGTCGAACCGCCACTCGTACACCACGTGCTCGCCCGCGAAGGCGCGATCCAGCGCATCCTGGTGCACCGGGTCGTCTCCGGTGCCCTCGCTCCGGAGCGACCCCGCGAAGTCCGAGGCGACCTTTCCGTCGAGGAAGAGCGAGCCGGCCCCCCCCTCCAGCACGCCGTACCGGCCCTCGCGGTCGAGGCTGAACACGAGGTCGGAGATCGACTCGAAGGTGGCCTTGAGCCGCGCTTCGCTCTCTTTCGACTCGGTCACGTCGGTATAGGCGATGATCACGCCGTAGTCGGGATGGTCGACCGGGGCCGAGTTCACCGACAACCACCGCCACTCTCCGTCCGGCCGCTGGATCCGGATCTCCTGGCCGGTCACCGCGCGGCCCTCCCGGAGCGCGATGGCGGCGGGATACTGCGCCGGGTCGAGCGGCGTGCCGTCGGCACCCGCCACCGTCCACTCGTCGCTGCCGATCGAACTCCCGATGCCGGTGTCGATTCCCATGATCTCGGCCGCGAGCGCGTTGACCCTGAGCAGCATCCCGTCGGGATCGGTGACCGACAGTCCGAGCGCACGGGTTTCCATCAGCGCCTGCACCAGAGCCTCGGCGCCGCTGCCCGCGCTGCCCGGAAGAGGAGGCGGGTCGGGCTCGACGGCGGGGTCGCCGTCGGCCGCCGACGGAGACGGAGCGAAGGTGATCGAGATCGCCCGCGGACGGCCGCCGGTGTCCTGGATCAGGAAGAATCGAGCCGTCGTGCCGGATGCTCCGGCGGTCTGCCCGGCGAGGGCCAGTGTGCAGCGCACCGACCTCCCCGTTTCGATCAGCGCCCGATAGGCGTCGCCGAGGCGGGAGAGTTGTTCGCGGGGCACGAAGTCGGCGATGAACCGTCCGATCACGTCACCCGCGGGGCGGTCGAACAGCGCCAGCGCGTCGGGGCTGACGGAGGTGATTCGGCCTTCGATGTCGGTGAGCAGGCAGCCCTCCGATGGGGGCGCGTTACCTGCGAACACTGAGGTCATGGGAGCGTCTCTTCCGAGGGACGATGCCGAGGTCCATCGATTGCAGTATCGGTTCCAGTCGGGGTCGGTCAAGCAGTGCCTGCGGGTGACAGCGGCCCTCGCTCGGTGTAGCCTTTCCCCTGCGGAGGCCGAGGCCCCCGCTTCGGAGGGGTGGCAGAGCGGTTCAATGCACCGGTCTTGAAAACCGGCGGGCGCAAGCCCTCGTGGGTTCGAATCCCACCCCCTCCGCTCTTGTTGTCCGGTCCGATGGGTCCTCCAGGATGGCCATCGAAGTCCGGGTGGTCGAACCCACGCGATGCCGTGCGCTTCCTGCGCCCGACATCGGGTCGTGGGTGCGGCATTCGCCGCCCCGCGGTGCCTCCGCACCGCGGGTTCGAATCCCACCCCCTCCGCTCTTGTTGTCCGGTCCGATGAGTCGTCCAGGATGGCCATCGAAGCCCGGGTGGTCGAACCCACGCGATGCCGTGCGCTTCCTGCGCCCGACATCGGGTCGTGGGTGCGGCATTCGCCGCCCCGCGGTGCCTCCGCACCGCGGGTTCGAATCCCACCCCCTCCGCTCGTGATGTACGGTCGTGGGTAGCGCTCTGGGTCGTCGGGCGGACCGTTCCGTTCGGGCGCGAGGCACGGAGGTGCGGCGTTGTCGACCATCGGGTTCGTGGCTGTGGGCTGCGGCGCACCGGACCCTTTTGTCGTTTCGAGCTTGGCGGCTGCGGTGGAACGGGTCGAGGTCCCTGCGGGTGTCGGACCGCGAGGTTCCGCCGGGGGCCTCCGCGACCCCGGATCTGGAAAAGATCGTTCCACCGGGCGTAACGGTCGGAACGTTCCGTTCCATGCCGGCGACAGGGGGCGCGCAGGCTGCGAAATGGCGTAAATGCCTTAGGGGTAGCGCTTTGAGTGTCGGCGGGGTGGGTGTGGCACACCGGGTGCACTTGGGAGGGCCGTCCACACGGATGGACCGCAAGCCCCCCAACAACGACCGTAGCGGAGTCCCCCCCATGAAGCGCT contains the following coding sequences:
- a CDS encoding zinc-dependent metalloprotease; the encoded protein is MRRFHHSILAALAALLVGCASGQATPVSTPTPQEPGGNRGSEDGPEPYEEVITDEAITDEGIFDVHRIDEDLFYEIPIDRLDEELLLLTRIARTPDGAGYGGSKANTSIVRWERRGDRVLLRLVSHQNVADPDLPVAGAVANSNFEPVVMAFDIEALSPDSSAVVIDVTPLFTTDVPLLGLQASRRSAYGVRRVDGTRTFVEWARSFPTNVEVRRVLTYEATEAPSNGAANTVSMEMHHSMLELPADPMQPRLCDPRVGFFSITQTDYGIDSQRATTRCYVTRWRLEPSDPAAFARGELVDPVKPIVYYIDPATPEKWRPYLKQGVEDWQVAFEEAGFSNAIVAMDAPTPEEDPEWSPEDARYSVIRYLASDVQNASGPHVHDPRTGEILESDIQWYHNVMNLLRNWFFIQTAAVNPDARGVEFSDELMGELIRFVSAHEVGHTIGLQHNFQAASAYSVEQLRTRFVCEYGVSASIMDYARFNYVAQPGDDTCLMPLVGPYDKFAIEWGYRPLDGDADGEKAALNAMVAERQQDPMNRFANSNGEDPSTVTEAIGDDAVAASDYGIENLKRITESLVEWSYQEGEDYDQLDELYGNVMSQWGRYTGHVLINVGGVTQTRKRQGQDGPIFEMVPAEMQARAVDYLNRQVFATPEWLLDNQIFGVITSSGVPDDIRSRQLSALNGLLNVARMKRLVEQEALHGSAAYDLGSMLDDLRDGIWSEVASGTATDAFRRNLQRAHLDRLIELIDDEEARQSDIAAFARGQLATLRTALDQGISRTNHAATRLHYRDALARIVEALDSGD
- a CDS encoding PAS domain-containing protein — encoded protein: MTSVFAGNAPPSEGCLLTDIEGRITSVSPDALALFDRPAGDVIGRFIADFVPREQLSRLGDAYRALIETGRSVRCTLALAGQTAGASGTTARFFLIQDTGGRPRAISITFAPSPSAADGDPAVEPDPPPLPGSAGSGAEALVQALMETRALGLSVTDPDGMLLRVNALAAEIMGIDTGIGSSIGSDEWTVAGADGTPLDPAQYPAAIALREGRAVTGQEIRIQRPDGEWRWLSVNSAPVDHPDYGVIIAYTDVTESKESEARLKATFESISDLVFSLDREGRYGVLEGGAGSLFLDGKVASDFAGSLRSEGTGDDPVHQDALDRAFAGEHVVYEWRFDRFDPPRWVQTSLSPMNDASGEINHVVGVTRDVTDRVSLEEARLEMQRRSVEAQKAESLAVLAGGVAHDFNNLLSGVMLNAELARRDVGPSDRARELLDDIVAAAERATELSRQMLAYSGRGAIHRSRVQPNEILRALRSALAPSLAPGQSLDLALADRLPEVEGDQSQIWQAVYNVTSNALEATGENGRVRLSSSVVDFDPATTPLAGATDHLDAGRFVDIVVSDDGPGIDPEIRDRVFEPFFNGGFRGRGLGLSAAQGAMLAHGGAILHEPGPEGGTRFHLLVPLIEGVGPATAAQGEPAETPSVHRRTILFADDEHIVRRAGARLLQALDFDVIEAEDGERALELWEEHRDEIDLVILDVTMPRLGGREALARLRERAPGLRILLTSGYDAADVLGTPGPTPDGFIEKPFRLEHVRAQVEAAIA